ctaatttttttttatcataatatatctaattatattaaatcatgttaatttaacCATCTGTTTCAATAATTGCTTACTTGATATTACTTATATTCTAAAACTTTTGTACCGTATATTGCTTACTTGacattatttaatttcaaagataatttttaaaatttaaaaattataaattaaatattattatttgaataatttaaatgatttattttacacacagatttgaaaataaaataactatcatctgtgaaaaattaatattaattgtcattttaaatttataattatcaaaCAGATAGACTAATATACTTTAAAATCGcataaattacataaaacatataaatatatgaataattaaattttttatattgtattttattatacATGTTAATAGagaatataaaaatgaaattaaaagatacAGTTATTTCTACCGAAAAAGTGTCATGAATTTGtgtcttaatttaatttttttaacttaacgattaaatttttttaaaaataatgttgtgatttttttaatgtttgtgatgattaaaaattgtataaaaaatgaaataaataaaataaaaaatgaaatgcttttcaaAATGTCTTTGGTGACTGAAAGAGGACtcttaaaatgagatgagtgtGTTGAGAAGAGGTGAAACCACCTCCCAATTCAAACACCCCAAGAGCACTCTTATTGGATTATTTATATCCCGAAGAAAGTGTACTTTTTAACTATTAGACAAAAAATTCACTTGCTACGGATTAGCCATTAgtaaattttataacttttagctACAGTATATGTAAGGACaatatcaaatttgatataTACTGTATAAAGactaaattcttattttattatttatctataactctctctctctcacatttcAACGCTACTATCactatttatttctttcaaattcttTTTCTCAACAAAATATAGTTGgatgaaaaatatagaaatttgatttgtaattaagatatttatataaaatagatgAGTTTAATTATACATTTGTGATTATTAGCATTAAAAAACAAtcgaaaaaatataatttttaacccataatttaattagaatataattcctaattaacatataaataggtagaataaaaaaatatgatataaaaaaataaattaataattaaaaaattactcattattatataataaataaataatcaattgtAAAGATTTAATATgaataatcaaaattaaaattattttatattattttattgttatataataaaaaaataattattttaatataaagatttatataaataaagatttatataaataaaataagtaaaattaaaatttattttatatttattaaaaatattctttacATATACATAATCAATTAATAATGATATAAGGAAGCGGAAGTACTCCAAGTTCCGAGACGATGACGCGACGGTACAACATTTGTCTACGAGCTTTCCAAACACATTATTTCACTCTCACAATTTATTATcgatatttgtttttttgtatttcttcTTGGAGTGGGTCCCATTCTGAGGCCATTTTGTTCAACCAGGCATTCCAACTAACTTCCCATTTTTCCCACTTACCATCcccaaacaaagaaacaacGGGCTTTGAACTGGTTTGGGAAGTTAGAGACCGGTATGACCATCCTACCCTCATTGTCCCCATGCCTACTGGACCACATGCTTGTCACGATTAATTTTCTTCCAACCTCTCGTGAAGGGCATTTTAGCCAAACAATACCTGAGAAGAAACTACCTCTTCGGGAGTCGTTTCAAAACTTCAGTCTATATCAGTACTGTTACCTGTATCAGGAGCGGGGCAACAGAAGTGTAGGGGCATTCTCGACATTTCGTTATCTCCCTTGTCGTACTAGACGGTCCATAATCGTGGCATCGTGCAAGCTCTCAACCGGGTTCACCACTCGACACGACGGATATCCACGTGTCAAATCTATCCTAATCAAGTAACCCCCCTCACGATTTCCCCTTAAAATGGTACACATCTTCTAGTCTCACCTTGTTATCGTCCCTCCGTCCCACAAGAGCCACTGCTACAAACTCACGCCTCACTCCACTCAAATTCTCTCTCCCAGTCTCGTCGACTCCCACCGCCGCGAAGTTCGTACTCGCCGGAAAATGGAAACTCAGGCGACCGACTATTTTTCTCGTTACCAAAGTGCAAACTTCACGTTACCTTGACGTCGCGTATTTCGGGAAAACTGACCGTATTTTGGAAAAACCCTGCGGAAAagcaacattttttcttttcttgactTGGGAGAGTTTGGAAGTTATTCCATGCTTTGTCTCTCgaatatactttataataatcGCTGATTGTAGGTACCTGTTTCAGTTTTTGGTTAAGCGTCTTGGATTTTGCTGAAAAGCGCTTCGGTTTTTGTCCGAATTACCGGAGTCTTCGTCCTCAAATTTTATAAGTGAAGGCGGAGATCCGTGCTCGGTCGGTGATTTTGTTGTTGTCAGAGATATTAGGATTCAGATAGGCTCTATAATTTCTTGAAGCACCTAAATGTTTTTTGTAAGTAGAGGTTAAAATGGTAAATTGAATATCGGAGTGCAGTCGAGAATTTTCTCGTGATACTGATCACGCTGATCAATCCTTCCCCAATGAAGATCCAGCCGGTCGATTGTCACACCCCTGAAGAGTTTCAGCCGGTGAAGCCGGTCGTGAAGTCACGGCTAAAGCAGCTCTTCGAGTGGCAGTTTCCGAACGTTCTCAGGATTTCCGCCGCAAAGAAGGTCGGTGTCGAGGAGCCGCATTTTAACAAGGACGTCTGTAATGGCTCGTCGTCTGAGTTCGAGCCGAGTTCCCTGTGCCTGTCCAAGATGGTGCAGAACTTCATCGAAGAGAATAACGAGAAGCAATCCGGTGCGATTAAGTGCGGGCGCAACCGCTGCAACTGCTTCAATCGGAGGTGTACCGATAGCTCCGAAGACGATCTGGACTTTTACAAcgattctaatttttctttctcgACTGAAGCTTTGGAATTTCTGAAGGTAAAATGAGATTCGAATTTAAAGTCtcgtttatttcttttctttttttccctcgaTATCCGGCAAAGTCTCGTACGTGTAGTTGAGAAATGTTTCTGTCTGTGGACACAGGGTCTGGTGCCTTGCGCGAGCGTGTGGGAGAGGAATTTGCTAGCGGACACGGCGAAGATCGTCGAGAAGAACAAGATCTGCAAGCGTAAAGACGAGTTTTGCAGGAACGTTGTCACTGATGGGCTACTGGCTATGGGATACGACGCATCTGTCTGCAAATCTCGCTGGGAAAAATCTCCTTCCCATCCCTCcggtattctctctctctctctgaaactcGTGTCTCTATGTGTTGCAAAATTCTCTCTCTGTCATGTTTGGTTGGTGGGAAGCAGATAGAAATTccctaaaacaaaacaaaaattcttaATTCATTTGAATCAGGGAATTAATATCAAACTTAAATTTCTCTTCTACCGAGGACACAAATTTCTTTCAGTTTTAAAGTGCTCTGTTTGCTTGTCGAGAATATATGGGACATTAGATTGATGGAAATGAAAAAACTAGGGCTAAAATCTCAACCTTTCCAAGTGAGTACCTTTTTGTGTACAACtttctgagaaaatgaattttgtctcaaaatttATATACACAGGACAGTATGAATACATAGACGTGATCATGGGAGGCGAGAGATATCTGATCGACATAGATTTCAGATCGGAATTCGAAATAGCTCGATCAACCAAGAGCTACAAGGCCATCCTCCAGATCCTTCCGTACATATTCGTCGGTAAGACCGATCGTCTGCAGAAGATCATTGGCATCGTGTCGGAGGCCGCGAAGCAAAGTCTAAAAAAGAAAGGCATGCACATCCCGCCGTGGAGAAAAGAGGAGTACGTGAAGGCGAAATGGCTCTCTCCCCACCGCCGCTGCTTGCCCACCTCAAAGGCGACGACTCCCGAGCCTATGGTGTCAATTAGGACGAGCAACGTCGAGTTGGGAGGGAGTGGGGGAGAGGGGGAGTCGGCGGAAGAGATCGATTTGGGGGAGTCGGCTGAAGAGATCGATTTGGGGGAGTCGGTGGAAGAGATCGATTTGGGGGAGTCGGTGTTCGCTATGGGCGAAAGTGGTGGAGAGGAAGATGAGAAGTCGACTGTGGCGGAAGAATGGAAACCACCGGAGGTTAAGCCCAAAGGTCCTATGGTTGGGGTTAGGATCGTGACAGGTTTGGCTTCGGTGATCGAACAGGACTAGCCGtgaagttttgatttttttttttttcttttttgtgggtTTATAAAACTA
This is a stretch of genomic DNA from Carya illinoinensis cultivar Pawnee chromosome 3, C.illinoinensisPawnee_v1, whole genome shotgun sequence. It encodes these proteins:
- the LOC122305259 gene encoding uncharacterized protein LOC122305259 is translated as MKIQPVDCHTPEEFQPVKPVVKSRLKQLFEWQFPNVLRISAAKKVGVEEPHFNKDVCNGSSSEFEPSSLCLSKMVQNFIEENNEKQSGAIKCGRNRCNCFNRRCTDSSEDDLDFYNDSNFSFSTEALEFLKGLVPCASVWERNLLADTAKIVEKNKICKRKDEFCRNVVTDGLLAMGYDASVCKSRWEKSPSHPSGQYEYIDVIMGGERYLIDIDFRSEFEIARSTKSYKAILQILPYIFVGKTDRLQKIIGIVSEAAKQSLKKKGMHIPPWRKEEYVKAKWLSPHRRCLPTSKATTPEPMVSIRTSNVELGGSGGEGESAEEIDLGESAEEIDLGESVEEIDLGESVFAMGESGGEEDEKSTVAEEWKPPEVKPKGPMVGVRIVTGLASVIEQD